A stretch of the Desulfovibrio sp. X2 genome encodes the following:
- a CDS encoding nitrogen regulation protein NR(II), translated as MDITTQPATKSVTFMTVLGVVVVTASLIYMAWAGVLRQRDLLDRHLTLTAGVVARGVEAQLMHRLRPLMGRGMGQGMMGGGMMGQGMMGGGMDRHAFEPGEVPAPQNGPQAEQPGARGRGPGRGRGFGSLAGELFRETVQGSDVRYLALVGPDGRYLASFKDPASGPLPELPPKALEAMRQGRTWHGFIEADGKRVFFLLDHAAPPLAALCDSPGETSCELPAQGPGGASYLVLGLGVDEYLKIYAEDMRAAMYQTGFILCAATLFLYLANAYARRRETGHQLAVLERFNSRLLDTMPDGLLSVDAEGRVSAVNAAAGRLLAGEAQGEGAPGDGTGTADALVGRPLAEVLPAAVPGDGVLAAEAAGHRLEIIMRSLGEGQGRIVLLRDRTEALALEERLRQAEKLAAVGRMAAAVAHEVRNPLSSLRGFAQFFTKRLAGTKPDEDYAATMVREADRLNKVITDLLYLARPRAQALEAVAVRPVTEDVARLLKFDLEERGARLDLALDGQAVLGDADGLKQILLNLLLNALAALPQGEAQGGPESGNGGLVSVSAAQAEGGMVRLSVSDNGSGMDEEQRERALEPFFTTRAGGTGLGLSIVQGIVESWGGSVELDSAPGRGTTVHCLLKEAPHV; from the coding sequence ATGGACATCACCACGCAGCCCGCGACCAAGAGCGTCACCTTCATGACCGTGCTGGGCGTCGTGGTCGTCACCGCGAGCCTGATCTACATGGCCTGGGCAGGCGTCCTGCGCCAGCGGGACCTGCTCGACCGCCACCTGACCCTGACCGCGGGCGTGGTGGCCCGCGGCGTGGAGGCGCAGCTCATGCACCGCCTGCGCCCGCTCATGGGCCGGGGCATGGGGCAAGGCATGATGGGCGGCGGCATGATGGGGCAGGGAATGATGGGCGGCGGCATGGACCGTCATGCCTTCGAGCCCGGCGAGGTCCCCGCGCCGCAGAACGGTCCCCAGGCGGAGCAACCCGGAGCGCGCGGCCGCGGTCCGGGCCGGGGCCGGGGCTTCGGCTCCCTGGCGGGCGAGCTCTTCCGCGAGACCGTGCAGGGCAGCGACGTGCGCTATCTGGCCCTGGTGGGGCCGGACGGCCGCTACCTCGCCTCGTTCAAGGACCCGGCCTCGGGCCCGCTGCCCGAACTGCCGCCAAAGGCGCTGGAGGCCATGCGCCAGGGACGCACCTGGCACGGCTTCATCGAGGCCGACGGCAAGCGCGTCTTCTTCCTGCTCGACCACGCCGCTCCGCCCCTGGCCGCGCTCTGCGACTCCCCGGGCGAGACCTCCTGCGAGCTGCCCGCCCAGGGCCCGGGCGGCGCCTCGTACCTGGTGCTCGGCCTGGGCGTCGACGAATACCTGAAGATCTACGCCGAGGACATGCGCGCGGCCATGTACCAGACCGGCTTCATCCTCTGCGCCGCGACGCTCTTCCTCTACCTGGCCAACGCCTACGCCAGGCGGCGCGAGACCGGCCACCAGCTGGCCGTGCTCGAGCGCTTCAACTCCCGCCTCCTGGACACCATGCCCGACGGCCTGCTCTCCGTGGACGCCGAGGGCCGCGTGAGCGCGGTCAACGCGGCCGCGGGCAGGCTCCTCGCCGGCGAGGCGCAGGGCGAGGGAGCTCCCGGCGACGGGACGGGCACCGCCGACGCCCTGGTCGGCCGCCCCCTGGCCGAAGTCCTGCCCGCCGCGGTGCCGGGAGACGGCGTGCTGGCGGCGGAGGCCGCGGGCCACAGGCTCGAGATCATCATGCGCTCGCTCGGCGAGGGGCAGGGACGGATCGTGCTCCTGCGCGACCGCACCGAGGCCCTGGCCCTGGAGGAGCGGCTGCGCCAGGCCGAGAAGCTGGCGGCCGTGGGCCGCATGGCCGCGGCCGTGGCCCACGAGGTGCGCAACCCCCTCTCGAGCCTGCGCGGCTTCGCCCAGTTCTTCACCAAGCGGCTGGCAGGCACCAAGCCGGACGAGGACTACGCCGCGACCATGGTGCGCGAGGCCGACCGGCTGAACAAGGTCATCACCGACCTGCTCTACCTCGCCCGCCCCCGCGCCCAGGCCCTGGAGGCCGTGGCCGTGCGGCCCGTCACCGAGGACGTGGCGCGGCTGCTCAAGTTCGACCTCGAGGAGCGCGGCGCGCGCCTCGACCTCGCGCTCGACGGCCAGGCCGTGCTCGGCGATGCGGACGGGCTGAAGCAGATCCTCCTGAACCTTCTGCTGAACGCCCTGGCCGCGCTGCCCCAGGGCGAGGCGCAGGGCGGCCCCGAGTCCGGGAACGGCGGCCTCGTGAGCGTCAGCGCGGCCCAGGCCGAGGGCGGCATGGTCCGCCTGAGCGTTTCGGACAACGGCTCCGGCATGGACGAGGAGCAGCGCGAGAGGGCGCTGGAACCGTTCTTCACCACGCGGGCCGGCGGCACCGGTCTCGGCCTGTCCATCGTGCAGGGCATCGTGGAGTCCTGGGGCGGCAGCGTCGAGCTGGACAGCGCGCCGGGCAGGGGCACCACGGTCCACTGCCTGCTCAAGGAGGCCCCCCATGTCTGA
- a CDS encoding Spy/CpxP family protein refolding chaperone has protein sequence MKRTLTILAVTALLVGLVGASAFARGPGYGYGSGAYTALSPEQQQTFDKLMKEHQEKMFNLGQDYWAKQTELDSLRGTDSKRIPALVGEMKDLRVKMHQERESFRDKLDAAGIDVGPGSGGGYGMGPGYGMGPGMMGGYGHGHGMGPGMMGPGYDNGYGYGCPGRGW, from the coding sequence ATGAAGCGTACATTGACCATCCTCGCCGTCACCGCCCTGCTGGTCGGCCTCGTCGGCGCCTCTGCCTTCGCCCGCGGCCCGGGCTACGGCTACGGCTCCGGCGCCTACACCGCCCTGTCCCCCGAGCAGCAGCAGACTTTCGACAAGCTCATGAAGGAGCACCAGGAAAAGATGTTCAACCTGGGCCAGGACTACTGGGCCAAGCAGACCGAGCTGGACTCCCTGCGCGGCACGGACAGCAAGCGCATCCCGGCCCTCGTGGGCGAGATGAAGGACCTGCGCGTGAAGATGCACCAGGAGCGTGAGAGCTTCCGCGACAAGCTCGACGCCGCGGGCATCGACGTCGGCCCCGGTTCCGGCGGCGGCTACGGCATGGGTCCCGGCTACGGCATGGGCCCCGGCATGATGGGCGGCTACGGCCACGGCCACGGCATGGGCCCCGGCATGATGGGTCCCGGCTACGACAACGGCTACGGCTACGGCTGCCCCGGCCGCGGCTGGTAA
- a CDS encoding NifU family protein, with protein MREKVEAALAKVRPFLQNDGGDIELVGVTPEGVVQVRLTGACKGCPMSQKTLKNAVEKMVLKEVPEVTRVEAV; from the coding sequence ATGCGCGAGAAGGTGGAGGCCGCACTGGCCAAGGTCCGGCCGTTTCTGCAGAACGACGGCGGAGACATCGAGCTGGTCGGCGTGACGCCCGAGGGCGTGGTCCAGGTGCGCCTTACCGGCGCCTGCAAGGGCTGCCCCATGTCCCAGAAGACTCTCAAGAACGCCGTGGAGAAGATGGTGCTCAAGGAAGTGCCGGAAGTCACGCGCGTCGAGGCCGTCTGA